A section of the Acropora muricata isolate sample 2 chromosome 4, ASM3666990v1, whole genome shotgun sequence genome encodes:
- the LOC136913703 gene encoding THAP domain-containing protein 1-like, which translates to MAAERKKRMSGNFCVAGGPGLVTCKNTTYTEGISMHLFPKGVTIRSQWERFVRRHRPNFKATNVSMLCSVHFEQSCFQRVINFGDVKQRRHLNKDAVPTVDLVLPSPLQEQEQSERERRQDVDRHDQKPCSSTSLEMMPSEVVPEQINDDPDDITAVMSHSDTLTTNVPLLIGGESTTPVTPVNFAATVSTDIPGECMQCEKLKNSLRKYQKEKSTLKRVNFKLRAEIKLKHDTAASSESDDGDEHNDDDNDDNGGAGDADKAAALEEELRVSFRGC; encoded by the exons ATGGCCGCCGAGAGGAAGAAACGTATGAGTGGAAACTTTTGCGTTGCCGGAGGGCCTGGTCTGGTTACCTGCAAGAACACAACATATACTGAAGGCATTTCAATGCATTTATTTCCGAAAGGCGTGACAATAAGGTCACAATGGGAGCGATTTGTGCGGAGACACCGGCCTAACTTTAAAGCAACAAACGTGTCCATGTTATGTTCGGTTCATTTTGAACAAAGCTGCTTCCAGCGTGTTATAAACTTTGGAGATGTGAAGCAAAGAAGACACTTAAACAAAGATGCTGTGCCAACAGTCGATTTGGTTCTACCGAGTCCTTTACAGGAACAAGAACAAAGTGAAAGGGAGCGAAGACAG GATGTGGACAGGCATGATCAGAAGCCTTGTTCCTCAACAAGCTTGGAAATGATGCCATCAGAGGTTGTCCCAGAGCAGATAAATGATGACCCTGATGACATCACAGCTGTCATGTCACACTCAGATACCTTGACTACTAATGTTCCCCTACTCATTGGTGGAGAGTCCACAACCCCAGTTACTCCAGTTAATTTTGCTGCTACTGTTAGCACTGATATACCTGGGGAGTGCATGCAATGCGAGAAGCTAAAGAATTCACTCAGGAAATATCAAAAGGAAAAATCCACACTGAAAAGAGTCAATTTTAAATTGAGGGCAGAGATCAAATTG AAGCATGATACAGCTGCCAGTTCTGAGAGTGATGATGGTGATGAgcacaatgatgatgataacgatg